A stretch of Solea senegalensis isolate Sse05_10M linkage group LG10, IFAPA_SoseM_1, whole genome shotgun sequence DNA encodes these proteins:
- the LOC122776124 gene encoding PWWP domain-containing DNA repair factor 3A-like produces the protein MQSLCLICRDTKGQWWSTVERAQQAQQKRREACCLLTSVITEDQGMLQHLKNIITGNTVSPWAKKQDRVILLFEDDEQVDKVMHFLSEVLERTETDKKSADPVAFVMDVLLPEATVHALGAVHSISLDKAKEMYMRGTEFDSSEITQLGEQLQSHISSKARQKLDSFLSNYKKALECEEFLRCL, from the exons ATGCAAAGCTTGTGTCTCATCTGCAGGGACACCAAAGGTCAATGGTGGAGTACGGTG gaAAGGGCCCAACAAGCCCAACAGAAGCGACGCGAGGCATGTTGTCTGTTAACCAGTGTAATCACAGAGGATCAGGGCATGCTGCAACACCTTAAa AACATCATCACAGGCAACACAGTGTCTCCTTGGGCCAAGAAACAGGACAGGGTCATCCttctttttgaagatgatgaaCAAGTGGACAAAGTCATGCACTTCTTGTCTGAAGTACTTGAACGTACTGAGACAGACAAGAAGTCTGCAGATCCAGTGGCGTTTGTAATGGATGTACTTTTGCCAGAG GCAACAGTACACGCCCTCGGAGCTGTTCActccatctccctggacaaagCCAAGGAGATGTACATGCGTGGCACAGAGTTTGACTCAAG CGAGATAACCCAGCTTGGGGAACAGCTTCAGAGCCACATTTCCTCAAAAGCGAGGCAGAAACTGGATAGCTTCCTGAGCAATTACAAGAAAGCCTTGGAGTGTGAGGAATTCCTCAGGTGCCTGTAA
- the rag2 gene encoding V(D)J recombination-activating protein 2, with protein MTLQSLTPVNCASLLQPGCSLLQLDGQVLLFGQKGWPKRSCPTGVFGIHFKQSNMRLRAISFSNDSSYIPPLRCPAVCRLDPYDGLPESYLIHGGRTPNNEISSSLYLLTTDSRGCNRKLTICCKEKELVGTVPAARYGHTVSMVQSHGKTACVLFGGRSYRPAGERTTESWNSVVDCPPQVFLFDLEFGCSTAHTLPELSEGQSFHVALTREDCVYFIGGHSLTSDSRPPRLFRLRVELLQGSPLLSCESLDIGISISSAIITRVGPTHKYIILGGYQSDSEKRMKCTTVVLDEKGIQFETLDAPKWTPDITHSRTWFGGCAGEGKVLLAVPTEGRQTQTDMHYFYLVSFPTEGDRKEEEGTQGCSQESTDYDDSPPLEDSEELYFGREPHELDDSSEGDNYNEEDEEDESQTGYWMKCCLGCQVEPNTWEPYYSTELYRPAMIFCSRGEGGHWVHAQCMELTETLLVSLSQGRKKYFCLDHGGLPYQETTPTKQVTPLKRTPIKVKNRKTPPVIKISPAKKSFFRRLFE; from the coding sequence ATGACCCTGCAGTCCTTAACGCCAGTGAACTGTGCAAGTCTCCTGCAGCCCggctgctctctgctgcagctggatgGACAAGTTCTCCTGTTTGGCCAAAAAGGCTGGCCCAAGCGCTCCTGTCCGACGGGAGTATTTGGGATTCACTTTAAACAGAGCAATATGAGGTTAAGAGCCATCTCCTTCTCCAATGATTCTAGTTACATTCCTCCTTTACGTTGTCCAGCTGTTTGCCGCCTTGACCCCTATGACGGCCTTCCAGAGAGCTATCTCATCCACGGTGGCCGTACCCCCAACAATGAGATCTCATCAAGCTTGTACCTGCTGACCACGGACAGTCGTGGCTGTAATCGTAAACTGACCATATGCTGCAAAGAGAAGGAACTGGTGGGAACAGTGCCAGCAGCGCGGTACGGCCACACAGTGAGCATGGTTCAAAGCCACGGGAAGACGGCCTGTGTGTTATTCGGCGGAAGATCCTACAGACCTGCAGGGGAGCGGACCACAGAGAGCTGGAACAGCGTCGTCGACTGTCCCCCGCAGGTGTTCCTGTTTGACCTGGAGTTCGGTTGCTCCACTGCTCACACTCTGCCCGAACTCAGCGAAGGCCAATCCTTTCACGTAGCCCTCACTAGAGAGGACTGTGTCTACTTCATTGGCGGTCACTCGCTGACTTCTGACTCCCGTCCTCCACGGCTCTTCCGCCTGCGCGTGGAGCTCCTGCAGGGCAGCCCTTTGCTCTCCTGTGAGTCTCTTGACATTGGCATATCCATCTCGAGTGCCATCATCACCCGCGTAGGTCCCACTCACAAATATATCATCTTGGGTGGATATCAGTCTGATTCCGAAAAGAGGATGAAGTGCACCACTGTTGTTCTGGATGAGAAAGGAATTCAATTTGAGACATTAGACGCACCTAAGTGGACTCCAGACATCACCCATAGTCGCACTTGGTTTGGAGGCTGTGCTGGTGAGGGAAAAGTCCTACTCGCCGTACCCACTGAGGGGAGGCAAACTCAAACAGATATGCATTATTTCTACCTGGTGAGCTTTCCAACAGAGGGAGACcggaaagaagaggaaggaacACAGGGCTGCAGCCAGGAGTCCACAGATTACGATGACTCTCCCCCTCTTGAAGACTCAGAGGAGCTCTACTTTGGTCGAGAGCCACATGAGCTTGATGACAGCAGTGAAGGGGATAATTAcaatgaagaggatgaagaggatgagtCACAAACAGGTTACTGGATGAAATGTTGCCTGGGCTGTCAGGTGGAGCCCAACACGTGGGAGCCATACTACTCCACTGAGCTCTACCGGCCAGCCATGATCTTCTGCTCcagaggggaggggggacaCTGGGTCCACGCCCAGTGCATGGAGTTGACCGAGACCCTGCTGGTCAGTCTCTCTCAGGGCAGGAAGAAGTATTTCTGCCTCGACCACGGAGGCCTCCCCTACCAGGAGACGACCCCGACTAAACAGGTCACGCCACTCAAGCGCACCCCCATCAAAGTCAAGAACAGGAAAACTCCTCCAGTGATCAAGATTTCACCTGCCAAAAAAAGCTTTTTCAGGAGACTTTTTGAGTGA